The genomic interval CAGTTGGTTATCCAGATTAATGAAGTTTTGGCTAGAGACAGAAGCGCTGCCATTTAAGATGGGTGTTCTAGCGACAGTAGATGAAAATGGGCTTCCAAAAAGCCGAACAGTAGCCATTCGTGAAATAAACGAACAGGGTTTGCTTTTTTTTACCCAACTGGGTAGTGCGAAAGTAGCACATATTTCAGTTAATCCTTATGCTTCTTTTACTTTTCTGTTACCGAATACACAAAGACAAGTTACTGTCGCAGGTAGTGTAAGGCCAGTTGACGAAAGCGAAAATTTAAAAAATTGGGTGACTTATGATCAAGAACGAAGGTTACGTTTTTTAGTTTATGGCACAAAGTCCGGACAGCTGATAAAAAAACAACGGGAGTTAGATGAAGAGTTAGCTGCTTTAAGGGATCAATATAAAAAAACACTTCCAGAAATGCCTCGAGAGTATGTTGGGTATACGATTGTTCCGGAAGAGATAAAGTTTTATCAATTAAATGAACACCGGTTGTCGGACTCAATAGCAGCAATCCGTACTAATGAAACCTGGACTTTAAGGCGATTTGTTCCTTAATCAGTACGTGTAAAGACAACACGCACGTGCAATAGAGCACCGTGCTCCAAAATCCCATGAACGTTAAGAACCAGACTCGTTAGTTTTTCAGCTCCACAACAGTGACTTTAATGGGTGTTCCCGATAAATTAACATCCTGGTGGGGTTCAAGACCTTGCTGTTTGCTTAAAAATCTGGGGGTGTTCGCTTTTAGCACCATGGTTTTTTGCTCACCAGACTTGTATTTTACTAAAAGCGTCACATTTCTTTCAGCGGTAACTACTCTAGCCGTTTGGTGCGTATGGTATGCGAGAGGTTGGTTAGGGCAGATTGTTGTCTGCCACACTTTTGTTTGATCGTTATCTATAAAAACGTTTCGTTTGGTCTCACATTTGTTTGTTTGCGCGGTATTTGCGAAGGAATATGATGCCACAAGAAAGAGCAATAAAAATTTTTTCATAATGGGTAATCCTCTGTTTTGCACTAACAAACAACAAGGTAGGTTTAAAACTGCGAAAATATCATGCGGTGCATTTAATTTTCAAGATATTTTCTCACGTTATTGACTAAGAGGGTTATTGTGGAGCATATGATTTTTAATTACTTGATTGCCTTTTCTTTAGGGTGGTGCTTTCCCTTTCATACATAAAAAAATGCCCCGTTAACCAAGATTATCAGAGAGCTCTTTGACGCGGCGAGGACACCCTTAATAAGGTCTGATTCATCCTA from Legionella sainthelensi carries:
- a CDS encoding pyridoxamine 5'-phosphate oxidase family protein produces the protein MQFTDRNWFLDELPEQVDYSWLSRLMKFWLETEALPFKMGVLATVDENGLPKSRTVAIREINEQGLLFFTQLGSAKVAHISVNPYASFTFLLPNTQRQVTVAGSVRPVDESENLKNWVTYDQERRLRFLVYGTKSGQLIKKQRELDEELAALRDQYKKTLPEMPREYVGYTIVPEEIKFYQLNEHRLSDSIAAIRTNETWTLRRFVP